GGAAAACCTTGGTTACATTGCGCGGTGAAAGAGCGAACCCGTCAAATAATAGACATCTAGTGCATGCGCGCTTATACTCTGCCCAAAAAATGAAAATGCAATTATAGCTAGGGTTTTACATGCTTGATCATTTGCAGCTCGCAATTCTTAGTAAACAAGTCTATTACAAAAATGAGATAAAATTAGGCGATTGGCAACGCATTTTCTGGAACAGTGCCGATGGGCTAGGTGTTGCTGTTTATCAGAATAATAAAAATGAAATGGTTATTGCCTTTCGAGGCCCGGATGCGAGTACGCTAAGTGATCTTATTGCCAATATTAAAACCATTGTTCCTATGCTTTGGGGAAATAAACCCAACACCCTGGCCTCAGCCAAACAGCTGGTAGAAGAAACCCGTAATCAACGTGGGGTATTCATACGATTGTGTGAGTTTATTCGCACCCAAGCGCATAATCAATTGTATTTAACGGGCTATTCTTTAGGTGGGGTTTTAGCAGGGCTTGTTGGTTATGAATTACTTAAAGAGAAAGGGAAAAACTATGTGGTTGTGACCTTTGAAAACCCTGGTTATGCTCAATATATTGAACAAGAGGATAGAGCGCGTTACGCTCAGGACTTTCAGGCACGATATTTTACCTACCTCACTAATCCAAATTTAATTAATACCTTTAATAATCATATAGGCACTATTTATCGGGTTAAACTCAAAGCGTATAACAATGATTTAGTTTCACAAGGAAATTATTATATTCGTCGAGGCATGGAATGTGTCATTGATGATTTCTTGCGTTTTATGTTGCTCGCCTGTGCTTTAAATGCCTTAGGTATCGTATTTTATGGCCAAGAGATTATTCCACTTAGTTTTTTTTATGTGCTTAATCAATTGATGGAAAATACCGGTAAATTCTTACCTATTTCTGAATTTGATACTCATAATTTTCTCGCGCTATTTATTAGCGTGTTGGGAGCTGTGAGTTATCGTGCTGGAATGCAGCTTATCGATAAAATGGTCATGAGTATTTTAAAAAAACATCCCTTGGATGGAATTATTTTAGAGTTATCTAAGATGCAAGGAAAAAATAATATTTATACTATCGAGCAATGGCCTCGGAGTGGACAATATATGAGGCATCAGGCTCAGCATCTTTTAACGTGGCTAAATCCGCAAGGGCATTCTAGTGTGGTAAATCTCCCTAATTTAGATCGAGTAGAGGAAGAAAATATTCTAGCTATGCCAGGCTATAAGCAAAAATAATGTAGGTGGTGCCCATGGTCCAACATTGAGTTCTGGCTCAATGCCTTGTTGGCACCACATGTTATTTAGCATTCGCCAGTTTTTCATGGGCTGTTTTCGAGTATTTTTTCAAGAGCTTAAAAAATTCTTTAGCCTCTAGGGGCTCACTGAAATAAAATCCTTGCATGATGTGGCAACCGTTTTCTTTTAAAAACGTGACTTGCTCCATGGTTTCCACACCCTCGGCCAGGCATTTAATTTCCATGCTGTTGGCTAAGGCGATGGTGTTGCACACAATGTTCCGGCTGTCGACACTGACATCAATATCCTGAATAAAAGACTTATCAATTTTAATCTGGTCTACTTTGAACAGTTTGAGATTGCTAAATTCAGAATACCCCGTGCCAAAGTCATCAATAGCTAAGGAAATACCCATCTCTCTGAATTTATTAATTATGGGGATGGCTTCATTCTTAAAGGCTTCCGATTCGGTTAATTCTAATTCCAGGTATTTTGGATCTAAGTCTTGGGTGGCTAGTATTTCTGCAATGCATTCGACAAGATTCTGCTGAGCTAATTGTCTTGCAGATAAGTTCACTGACATTTTGAAGTTTTTAAAACCGCTCTTTTGCCATTTTTTTAATTGCAGACAGGCAGAACGCAATACCCACTCGCCAATGGGAAGGATCATATTATTCATTTCCGCAATGGGGATAAACTCTACCGGCGATACTTTGCCTAATATCGGGTTTTTCCAACGCAGCAAGGCTTCAGCACCGCAGATTGTACCCGTCTCCAGGTCAATAAAAGGCTGATAATTTAAGGTTAATTCATTTTTCTCAATTGCACGATAGAGTTGATTTTCTATGTTGAGCTGTCGAGTGGCGTCTGCATTAATCATCGTACTGTATATACGCACACTATTTCCCCCGCTTTGGGCGGCTAATACGCGAGCCGCTTCGGCATTGGTGATCAATGTATCTGCATCACGACCATTGAGGGGAAAGATACTGACTCCAATACTAGCGGTTAATTTCAACTCTTGTTTGGCGACATACACTGGATCTTTGATTACCGCAAAAAAATCTTGCACGCTAGTGCTTATATCCAGTTCATCGGAAATCGCATCAATTAAGATGACAAAGACATCTTGACGTAGTAAGGAAATGAAATATTGATTATTTTTACCAAATAGTAGCGCAAATCGTTGGGCAATGCGGTGAATAATTGTTGCTGCAGCTTGATGGCCAATACTGTCATTAATTTTTACCATTCCATTAAGGGAAAAGCAGGCGATTGCAAAGCTATAATGATTGTTCATGGCATTTTCAGTCGCGTGATGTATTTGCTCATAGAGTAAGCGTTCATTTGGCAGTTCCGTTAATAAATCATGGGTTGCCTGGTAGGTGACTAATCTTAATGAAGTTTCTAATTCTTCAGTTCGTTCTTTTACTCGCTGCTCCAGAATGGCATTCATGCTCGTTAATTTTGCCATCAGTAATTCATTTTCATAACCCAGACGAACGACTTGACGGATGATTTTATTGCCAATAAAGCAGGCAATGGTCATGAATAGCCCGAGCACCAAAAACGCGGCAGTAATG
Above is a genomic segment from Legionella lytica containing:
- a CDS encoding alpha/beta hydrolase family protein; amino-acid sequence: MLDHLQLAILSKQVYYKNEIKLGDWQRIFWNSADGLGVAVYQNNKNEMVIAFRGPDASTLSDLIANIKTIVPMLWGNKPNTLASAKQLVEETRNQRGVFIRLCEFIRTQAHNQLYLTGYSLGGVLAGLVGYELLKEKGKNYVVVTFENPGYAQYIEQEDRARYAQDFQARYFTYLTNPNLINTFNNHIGTIYRVKLKAYNNDLVSQGNYYIRRGMECVIDDFLRFMLLACALNALGIVFYGQEIIPLSFFYVLNQLMENTGKFLPISEFDTHNFLALFISVLGAVSYRAGMQLIDKMVMSILKKHPLDGIILELSKMQGKNNIYTIEQWPRSGQYMRHQAQHLLTWLNPQGHSSVVNLPNLDRVEEENILAMPGYKQK
- a CDS encoding putative bifunctional diguanylate cyclase/phosphodiesterase, giving the protein MDGPQQQLTTIIFLSAVLICFSFSTAMDLTMGLSSIVCLLAPTILYHFYAAIFLYPGMESNHHINMPITAAFLVLGLFMTIACFIGNKIIRQVVRLGYENELLMAKLTSMNAILEQRVKERTEELETSLRLVTYQATHDLLTELPNERLLYEQIHHATENAMNNHYSFAIACFSLNGMVKINDSIGHQAAATIIHRIAQRFALLFGKNNQYFISLLRQDVFVILIDAISDELDISTSVQDFFAVIKDPVYVAKQELKLTASIGVSIFPLNGRDADTLITNAEAARVLAAQSGGNSVRIYSTMINADATRQLNIENQLYRAIEKNELTLNYQPFIDLETGTICGAEALLRWKNPILGKVSPVEFIPIAEMNNMILPIGEWVLRSACLQLKKWQKSGFKNFKMSVNLSARQLAQQNLVECIAEILATQDLDPKYLELELTESEAFKNEAIPIINKFREMGISLAIDDFGTGYSEFSNLKLFKVDQIKIDKSFIQDIDVSVDSRNIVCNTIALANSMEIKCLAEGVETMEQVTFLKENGCHIMQGFYFSEPLEAKEFFKLLKKYSKTAHEKLANAK